One Puniceicoccaceae bacterium DNA segment encodes these proteins:
- a CDS encoding glycosyltransferase family 2 protein, giving the protein MSMPVRFSFIIPVKDQVRLTRDCLLSWFAHIGSLRSQSEILIVDDGSSETSKSFLRSLPAPIRVLENAENQGFAHSNNRAAQEACGEFLIMLNNDLVLQRGWLDAMLAVVNAGSADRIVGNVQRSRCTGRVDHAGKFFDEGRDPRHFGQFHESLFPWDPPLDFCRFPSVTAACWLVKRSVFTGLGGFDTAYRNGFEDDDFCLRAAEQGIEVGVATRSWVYHYVSPSDGRKTHEDQNRNLFLERWGSLAQRWHDREYAPLLQLLRSWSCQK; this is encoded by the coding sequence ATGTCAATGCCGGTTCGTTTCAGTTTCATCATTCCGGTCAAGGATCAGGTTCGCCTGACCCGGGATTGCCTGCTCAGCTGGTTCGCCCACATCGGTTCGTTGCGTTCCCAGAGTGAAATCTTAATTGTCGATGATGGCAGCAGCGAGACCAGTAAATCCTTCCTTCGATCCTTGCCAGCGCCCATCCGCGTGCTGGAAAATGCCGAAAACCAGGGTTTTGCTCATTCGAATAACCGAGCAGCGCAGGAGGCATGCGGAGAATTCCTCATCATGCTCAACAACGATCTCGTCTTGCAGCGGGGATGGCTGGATGCGATGTTGGCGGTTGTCAATGCTGGCAGTGCGGACCGCATCGTCGGCAATGTGCAGCGCAGCCGCTGTACCGGGCGTGTGGATCATGCGGGCAAATTTTTCGACGAAGGCCGGGATCCCCGACACTTTGGCCAATTTCACGAATCCCTCTTTCCATGGGATCCACCTCTGGATTTTTGCCGCTTCCCTTCCGTCACTGCTGCCTGTTGGCTGGTCAAGCGTTCGGTTTTTACAGGCCTGGGTGGTTTTGACACGGCATATCGCAATGGTTTTGAAGATGATGACTTCTGCCTGCGCGCTGCGGAGCAGGGCATTGAAGTTGGCGTTGCAACACGAAGCTGGGTGTATCACTATGTGAGTCCATCCGACGGTCGCAAAACCCATGAGGATCAGAACCGAAATCTGTTTCTCGAGCGCTGGGGATCGCTTGCTCAGCGCTGGCATGACCGGGAATACGCACCCCTGCTTCAACTGCTGCGCTCCTGGTCCTGCCAGAAATGA